Below is a window of Candidatus Methanosuratincola sp. DNA.
TACCGTCTCCTCGAAGTTGAAGAGGCTTATCACGAATGCCGCAACATTGGCGCATATCATTATTATCGTGATGTAGGGGAAAGTCCTCCGTTCAACGACGTCTTTGAGGGGGAACATTGGAAATTACTCCTCTGAGCACAAATAAATGATTTTGGTGGGACGGGGGATGCCCGCCTCATACGGAATCCAAACACCGACGCCCCTGCGGCAGAAGGGCAAGTTTAATGCCGCGAGTGCGCACTCTTAATGCATGGGATCGTTTTCAGTCCAATACCGGTTCAGCCAGCAGTTCAGATTCCCGGCTAAGGATGCATACATATGGTGTACAGACTACCAAGAGGAGGACGTTGCGCTGATGGGCGAGAAGGGCAAACGTAAGGTCATTAGGATAAATGAGGAGACGCTGATACTGACGGACGCCGTCCTCGAAGGCGGGAGGAGAGTCACCAAGAAGAGGCTTGTCAGGCTTTTTCCGGACCGGCTCTTCTGGACCAACACGCGTTTGAGCTCTGAAGGGAAGTATTCCCAGTTCCTGTACCAGATCGTCCAAGAGGAGGGCGGCAGGTCACGCCTGGACTTCACTGGGTCTCACGTATACTACAACAAAGAGAGGCCGACACCGGAAGAGGTCGCCTCAATGGCCCAAGAGCTGGCGAGGCAAGACGCATCCGCGTGGGTACTGCTGTCGAAGGCAATGGAAAAGGACCTAGGCGTCCCGAATAAACGGTAAGCGGGCACGGCCGCCCCCGGCACAAGTCCGGGATTTCCAACCACTCGGAGGAGGATTGCGAGAACCGGTCTCCGGGCATCAGGAGCTGGGACTATGAATACTTATTTTAATAGCCTGGCGGGTAGGGAGTATCGGTGTGACCCTTGATAACCAGGGAGAGAGTCTGGGAACTGGTCGAGAGATACGACCTGCGCGCCGAGAGGATCACAGTAGGAACGCTGGGCAGCCACTCTGCCCTTGACATAGCCGATGGGGCCAAAGAGCAGGGCTTCAGAACGGCAGTGGTTTGCCAGAGGGGCAGGGAGTTGCCCTACAAGACGTACCGGAGGATAGTGGACGAGGCGATCGTGCTTGAGAGATTTTCCGAGATCGCCTCAGAAGGCGTTCAGGAGGAGCTCAGACGGCGGAACACCCTCTTCGTCCCCCACAGGGCATTCTCCACGTATGTGCCTTACGATGTGATTGAGGAGGAGTTCCTCCTACCAATGGTGGGAAACAGGATGATGCTCCGCTCAGAGGAGAGGTGGGCACCTAAGAATCAGTATTACCTCCTTGAGAAGGCGGGAGTCAGGCAGCCCAGGAAGTTCAAGTCCCCATCTGAAATAGACACGCTTGCGATAGTCAAGGTCCAGGAGGCGAAGAGGAAGATAGAAAGGGCCTTCTTCACAGCCACGGACGAGGGAGACTTCTGGAGAAAGGTCGAGGAGAGGGTCTCGAGGGGGGTAATCACAAGGGAAGACGCTGAGAGGGCAGTAATCGAGGAATATGTGGTCGGGACGTATTTTAACTTCAATTACTTCTACTCTCCGCTGAGCGGGGAGGTCGAGTTCATGGGTATCGACAGGAGGCTCCAGACGAACCTCCATGACTTTGTCTCCCTCCCAGCAAGGCAGCAGCTCGAGATAGACCTGACGCTGCAGAACATCGAGATAGGGCACATGGGAGCCACCATAAGGGAGTCCATGCTCGAGAAGGTCCTCGAGAACGGGATAAGGTTCGTAAAGGCCACGAAAGAGGAGTACCCTCCAGGCATAATCGGGCCCTTTGCGCTGCAGGGTGCGGTCAACAAGGACCAGGAGATAGTCATATTCGACGTATCGCCGAGGGTCCCAGGTAGCCCCGTCATCGGCACAACGAGCCCGTACACCAGGTACCTCTACGGCAGACCCATGAGCGTAGGCCAGAGGATCGCTCTCGAGATAAGGGAGGCACTGGAGACGGACAGGATCAGGGAGATCGTGACGTGAGATGTCCCCAAGCATCGCGGTGATCGGATCCCATTCGGCCCTCCAGATACTCAAAGGCGCAAAGCAAGAGGGGCTCAGGACGCTGCTGATCTGCCTGAAGGGGAGGGAGGGGCTGTACGACCGTTTCAGGCTTGCGGACAGGAGAGTCTCGGTAGGTAGCGTGGAGGAGATCCTGGAGCACGAGATCCAGAGCCTTATCGAGGAGGAGGGGGCGGTTTTTGTCCCCCACGGCACGTTGATATCGGGCGGGCGCCTCGAAGACTTGGAAAGGCGTTTCAGACCAAAGATCTTTGGAAACAGGTTCATATTCAAATGGGAGTACGACAGGGATCTCAAGGATAGGCTCTTGAGGGAGGCAGGGATCAGGACTCCTAGGAAATTCCGGTCCTATACAGAGATAGACGGGCCGGCGATAGTCAAGCTCCCAGGGGCCGAGGGAGGGAGAGGGTACTTCATTGCGAAAAGCCCCAGGGACTTCGAGGCAAAGATCGGGCAGCTCACCGGGAAGGGGCTCATCAAAAGGGGAGAGGAGGAAAAGGTCTTCATACAAGAATACATAATAGGGGTGCCTGTTTACCCCCACTACTTCTGGTCGGCGATCGAGGGCAGGCTTGAACTGATGGGTTGTGACAGGAGATACGAAACAAGCATAGACGCTATCGGAAGGATAGGCGCAGAGGATCAGCTTGAGCTCGGAATTACCCCAACATTCAGGGTGATTGGCAACATTCCACTCGTGCTCAGAGAATCTCTGCTGGTGGACATCTTCGAGGATGGAGAGAGGTTTGTTTCGGCCGCAGAAAGACTGGTACCACCCGGGATGATAGGACCCTTCTGCCTCGAGATGATCTGCGACGAGGATGGGAATCTTTACACATTCGAGTTCTCTGGAAGGATAGTCGCGGGGACGAACCTCTTTGTCAGCGGGTCTCCTTACAGCGATCTCATCTTCGACGAGCCGATGAGCATGGGGAGGAGAATCGCAAGGGAGATAAAGACGGCCTCGGAGCTCGGTGAGATCGAAAAAGTAACCACGTAGTGGAAGACATGTACCACATCAAATGCGAGAGGGGAGAGATTGCCGAGAGGGTGGTCGTATTTGGAGATCCGTGCAGGACTAGAACATTTTCATCCCTTCTCGACCGCCCGAGGCTTGTTAACAAGAACCGGTGCCTCTTGACTTACACCGGGGATTACATGGGAACCGAAGTGACGCTCTCGACGACAGGGATGGGCACCCCGTCCGCGGCAATTGTCTGCGAGGAACTCGCGGCTTTGGGCGCGAAGTGTATAATCAGGGCAGGGACCATGGGGAGCATTTCAGAAGAGGTTGCCGCTGGCGATGCCGTTGTGCCGACCGAGTCCATACCGCAGGACGGGACGACCAAGGCGTACATCCGCAAGTTCAAATTAAATGACGTACCGGGTGCATCGCGCCGCATAGTAGAGATGCTGAGGTCGGCAGCGCTCTCGAAAGGGGTCAGGGCCCACACCGGCACTATCTGCACAAGCGATGCGTTTTACCTAGAGGGCGGCAGGGGGGATTCGCGCTTGAAGGAAAAGGGGGTGTTGGGGTTCGAGATGGAGTGCTCGGCAATATTCACAATAGGAGCAATCAGGGGCTACGGGGCAGGGGCTATATTGGCAGTAACCGGAACCACCTACGGTAAGGAAAGGGTTCTTGGGGGGGAGGAGATCAGGAGAACAGTTGAGAAGTGCTCACTTTCAGCCTTGGAAACCGCAGCTTTAGTCGAGTTGCCTCGAAAATAGTCGAGCACATACTGCAATAAAACATTTCTGACATGGCGATTTGCCTTTCCATCACCGATCATGAAAATTGACTTGTTCATGTAAAAGTAATAGTTTGTTTAGCGGACGGGATTTACTTGGACGCTAAACCCTGTTTTAAACAATTGCATCAATTTTCTATACCATCGAACTTATGGAGATTTGCCTTGAACGTTATAAGTATCCCATAAGTCCTGTAATGCCGTATGTATCTACGCCGCAGTTGAGAACGGAAAGGGCCTGTAGCGGCACCCGACAGGAACAGAAGGGAAAGGCGAACCCGAAAGGGGGCGCAAGAACGGAAGGACCTGAAAGGGTGCAGCGGATAGGATGCACGATGGGACGAATCCAGGGCGTCTGGATAGAATCGGACGCCACGACCGCGGAAAGTCGTTGCATGGGAAGCCCGGGAGGAGAACGCCGGCCATGGCGGTGATTTAAATTCCGGGTCTCTCCCCGAAATCGTTCTCAACTGCGGTCTTTATTTTGGGAACGGCGAATTAATTTTTTACAAGGTGTATCTCTTGCGGTACAAGAAGGGGCCGAAATACTTTTACGAGGTATGCCAGAGCATAAGCGAATTGATTGAGAGGATCAACGAAAACTCCTCGCTTGTACTTGTAGAGGGGGAGAACGATGAACGTGCCCTCAGAATGGCGAGGCTTAAAACGAGGATAATCACATTCTGCGATTCCAAAATGCCGAGATTCGAGTTTGTGGAGAGGATCGCAAACGACTACAGCGGCTTGAGTGTGGTAGTCCTCTTCGACTATGACAGAGAGGGTACTATTGCAGCGAAGAGGATTACCGTTGAACTAGAGGAGAGAGGAGTCAGGGTGGAGAGGGGGTTAAGGGAGGAGCTTGGGAAAATCCTTGTGAGAGAAGGCATCAGGAGGGTGGAAGAGATGCCCTCTCTACTTTCAAAGGCCGAATTCTAGAGTACTCTTTTTTATAGCCACAAATAAAATATGATTTTGGAGATGGCCGATGCAGACTGGCTTCGAACCCAAGATCGTGTTCCTCTGCCCACTGTGCCACAGGGATGTCGAGATGGTCCACAGCAGGTCAGAAGGTTGGACAACAGATCACGGGGGGTGCCTTAATTTTTCTGTGATAAGGAAGCCGCCAACGGTCGACGGCAAGGAATTCAGGACACCACTAGTGTTCATAGATGTAGAGTCGGATTTCGCAATAAAGGAGGGGATTGAGGGGCTCAGGACGTTGGCTGCCGAAGAAGTAGAGTTGTCGAAGAGATCAAAGATCGAGGCAGGGATAAGGAGGCTTGAGTCCAAGATAGGTTTTGCTGAGAAAAAGATCCCCGAGTTGCTCGAGGCGATCAGGGGCGGAACTTTTGGGCTCAGGATAGTTTCCGGGAGGTCCATTGGTGCGCTGGTCTGGAGAGGCGAAGAGAAGTACATAGGAATATCCTACGGTGACGTCCGAAATGGAGAGGGGGGACTAATGTTCACTTCTCACGAGGAAGAGGCGAAAGGCTTCGTCCTTGATTGGATCCACTACTGGGACGGGGCAAAGCTTGTAGGGAAGAAGGTTTTTCCATAGCAAAAGCTGCCATAAAAATAGAAAAATAAAAAATACCCTGATCGTGCTTTAGAGAAATAAAAAAGAAAGAAGGACTGCTTAATGGAGAAGCTCACTGTGAGGGAGTTTAGGCCCGAAGATCTTGAAGCCGTGGTAATGATTAACAAGGTCTGTCTGCCTGAAAACTATTCCCCAGACTTTTTCATGGAACACCACTGGGAGAACCCAAGAATCTTCCTCGTGGCCCAAGTTGGAGAAAAGGTCGTTGGGTACAATATGTGCAGGATTGAATTTGGGATCTCTAACATAAAGAGGGACTTCGCAAAGAAAGGGCATGTCATTTCGATCGCAGTCCTGGAGGGTTACAGGGGGATTGGCATCGGCCAGAAACTGATGGAGGAAGGGATGAAGAATGTGAAGGAGTCCGGCGCATCGGAGATTTACCTCGAGGTGAGACAGAGCAACCTCCCTGCCATCCAGCTGTACAGGAAACTGGGGTTCAGGGCCGTCCGAGTCTTAGAGGGATACTACAGGGATGGCGAAAATGCCTATATGATGGTTGCCAACCTTGAGGAAGGAAACCGTTTTCAGAATGGCTCATGAAGCCAAGGCGGATTTACGTAACTTCAGATACGCAGCGTATCCAATAAGTATTGCAGTTGGCAGGTAGAAGAGGCAGGTTTCGAAGAAGGTCTCAAAAACAGGCATGCCATTCAGACGCAGGTAGGCTAGGCACAAAGATACGATTAACATGACTACAGATGCGATAAGCGCCCCCCTGAACTCGTCGATTTCCATATGCACACGAGGCCTTCCGTAATATAAAAAGTTGAGCGGTAAGCCTTGCGGCGAGGCGAACGAAATTTATATATAGAAGTGCTTTCTGTTTTTTCAGACGTAATATTTTGTAGGCTAGGTGTATGAACCATGGCAGCAACTCAGAGTTTACCGGTATTAGTTTTGAAAGAGGGGACTTCTAGGACAACAGGAAGGGACGCCCAGAGGGCCAACATAATGGCAGCTGTGGCGCTGGCGGAGGCAATAAGGTCATCCCTTGGTCCAAAAGGGATGGACAAGATGCTCGTGAGCAGCTTCGGCGATGTCACAGTCAGCAACGACGGAGCTACAATTGTGAAGGAAATGGACGTGCAGCATCCCGCGGCAAAGATGCTTGTGGAGGTTGCAAAGACCCAGGACGTAGAGGTCGGGGACGGGACCACGTCTGCAGTGATCCTCGCTGGAGCACTGTTGAAGAAGGCACAGGAGCTGCTCGACCAGGAAGTTCATCCGACGGTAATAATCGAGGGTTACAAGAAGGCGATGGAGAAGGCGCTTGCGACGGTGGATGAGATTGCATTCAAGGTCGATCCGACTGACAAGAACATGCTGAAGGAGGCAGCGATCACCACCCTGAGCGGAAAGAGCGTGGTTGCAGGGCACTTCGAGAGGCTAGCCGAGATGGTGGTCGACGCAGTCATCCAGGTAGCAGAAAAGCAGGGCGAGAAATACAAGGTCGACCTAGATAACATCAGGCTTGAGAGGAAGAAGGGCGAGTCCCTTGACGAGACCCAACTGGTGAAGGGCGTTGTTCTCGACAAGGAAGTAGTCCACCCAGGGATGCCGAAGAGGGTCGAGAACGCAAAGATAGCGATACTAGACTGCCCGCTTGAGCTCGAGAAGACGGAGATTACTGCAAAGATCAATATCACCTCGCCGGAGCAGATGAAGGCATTCCTCGACGAGGAGACCGAGATGCTGAAGGAACTCGTCGAGAAGGTTGCGGGGTCCGGAGCCAATGTAGTCGTGGTGCAGAAAGGTATCGACGACGTCGCTCAGCACTACCTGGCAAAGAAGGGGATCCTCGCAGTCAGGAGGGCTAAGAGGTCAGATGTCGAGGCCCTTGCGAAGGCATCGGGAGCGAGGATTGTGACATCAGTAGACGACCTGACGCCGAATGACTTGGGATTCGCAGCGCTCGTGGAGGAGAGGCGCGTCGGCAAGGACAAGATGGTGTTCGTCGAGGGCTGCAAGAACCCAAAGGCAGTGACTATACTTGTCAGGGGCGGTTCGGACAGGATGGTCGACGAGGCCGAGAGGTCGCTCCATGACGCAAAATGCGTGGTAAGGAACATAATGCAGGACCCGTACCTGGTGTCCGGCGGTGGCGCTCCGGAGGAAGAGGTCGCCACAAGGCTTAGGGAGTACGGCAGGTCGCTCAGCGGCAGGGAGCAGCTCGCGGTGCTCAAATTTGCGGAGGCAATGGAAGAGATCCCGCTGACGCTGGCGGAGAACTCCGGGCTTGATCCAGTCGACATCCTCGTCGAGATAAGGGCCGCACATGCAAAGGGACAGAAGGGCTACGGCGTTGACGTGATGTCAGGAAAAGTTGATGACATGTCCAAGTCCAAGGTCTTCGAACCAGCCAGCGTCAAGAAGCAGGCGATCAAGTCGGCGACCGAAGCAGCTATAACTCTGCTCAAGATAGACGATATCATTGCAGCCAGCGCGCCCAAGAAGGAGAAGGAAGGCAAGGGATCGCCCGAAGAGGGAATGGGCGGCATGGGCGGCATGGGCGGCATGGGCGGCATGGGCGGCATGGGCGGCATGATGTAATGAGCCAAGAAACAAGGCAGATACTCGGTCCAGCAACACTGACTAGGTTCGAGAAGGCCCGGATACTAGGAGCCCGGGCCCTCCAGCTTTCGATGGGAGCTCCGCCGCTGATAGCCTCAAGCGCGACAACGCCAATAGACATTGCCGAGGAAGAACTGAAGACAGGGATCCTCCCAATCACGATACGGAGGAGGCTGCCTGACGGCCGGCACCAGGACATCCCATTGAAGTGGCTGGTTAAGAAAACTCAGTAATCTTTTTTTATTTTATTTTATCTTATTCTATTTTATCCTATTTTTAGGATTATAAATTACGGACTTTCCACCGCACCCTAGAGATCAAAGCAGCGGCCACGGCAGCCCCGACACCGTTGTCGATATTGACTACCACAAGACCAGGGCTGCAGCTCTGCAGCATTGCCGCGAGTGCCCCCTCGCCGCGGCCGCCAAAGCCGTAGCCTGAGGATGTCGGCACCCCTACAACAGGCACGGACACTAGACTACTGACCACCGATGCGAGTGCACCCTCCATGCCAGCAAAGACAATGACTACATCCACATCCTTATCAATGGAGTCCTTCACCGCGGGAAATACCCTGTGGAGGCCAGCTATCCCGACATCATAGTACGAATGGACTGTACAACCCATTTCCTCCAACACAAATTTGGCTTCTTCAGCGACGCGTATGTCTGCTGTACCAGCGGTGATCAAAGACACTGCTCCTCGTTTTTCGGGATGAGTCTCCCCCCTATTTCGCATTATCGCCACTCTTCCAACTGCGCTGTACTTCACCTCAGGTCTTCCTGCCAGGCTTGAACTGAGTGCCTGAAGCCTCTCCTCGCTGATGCGTGTTATTATGACTTTGCCGGATTCCTCGAGGAAAGCATTTACGATATTCCTAAGAGAGGCGTCGTCCTTGCCTTCTGCGAAGACAATCTCAGGAACGCCCTTTCTTGCCTCCCTCGACAAGTCAAGGCATGCAACTTCCATCTCTCTTATGGCTAGCAGCCGTATCCTCTGCTCAGCCTCCTCAACACTGATCTTACCAGAAATGAGTTCAGAAAGCAACCTTCGGAGTTCCAATTCGCAGCACCCATTTTAATATAAGCAGATTCAGATCTTATGAGGGTGGCGTATTTGAATCTGGTGCTCATTGACGCATCCCTTGCAGGCGTGTCAGGAGATAAGCTGGTATCGGCATTGGCATCTGCCTCAGGGAGGAGCAAGGATCTCGAGGCGGCGATCAATGGCGCATTAGGGGCGACCGGCAGAAACGATACAGAGGTCTTTTTCGAGGAAGTTGAGAGCCACGGTATAAAGGGGCTGCAGCTCAAGTTCAGAGGTTTAGAGGACGAAGGTAAGGTAAATGCCCAACCAGCCAACGAGGTATTAAAGACCGTGAACGCGGCTGTCGAGGCGATCGGGCTCAGCCAGAATGGTAAAAAACAAGCTAGGAGCACAATGGAGTTACTCATCCGTACAGAGAGGATGAACCATGGAACGGCGGTCCTCCATGAGCTCGGAAGCATAGATACCGTCATAGACATCATAGGAACTTTCAAAGCAATTGAGCTGCTAGGCGTTGAAACGAGCGTCTTTTTCACGACCCCGGTTGCCGTTGGCTGCGGAGCCGTACCCTCCTCTCACGGTCTTCTCCCCATTCCAGCCCCCGCAACCCTCTCGATAATAAGCCATGCCGGGCTGCCGATAACCAAAACCGAAGTGCAGCAAGAGCTCACCACCCCAACAGGTGCCGCCCTGCTTGCTGTCCTGACTGCCGGAAGGATTGACTTGCCTCCCTTCAGAATGTATCCTGGAGCGGTCGGCGTGGGGATAGGAAGGAGGGAGCTCGGATTCCCGAATATAACAAGAGTCATACGCGGGGAGTCGCTTGCGGGATTAACGGAAGAAGAGATCTTCATAGTTGAAACCAATGTCGACGATGTTGATGGGGAGCTTTTGGGATGGCTATTCGAGAAGTTGAACGGGACGGCCGAAGACATTTGTATGATCCCTATGCTTACAAAAAAGAATAGACCGGGGTATTTGATTAGGGCTGTATCGACCCTTGATTCGGTCGGGAAGGTAATAGACACCATCTTGGATGAGACTGGAACTCTTGGGGTAAAGGTTTCACCGTGGAGGAGGGTCAAGGTCGACAGGAAAGAAAGCGTTGTCGACTTGGACATAAATGGCAGGCAGTATCACATAAGAGTCAAGACGAACCTCAGGACAGGGAGCTGCAAACCTGCTTTTGATGATTGTAGGAAGGCAGCTTTGGAGGGGGGAATTCCATTAAAGAGCGTTGTTGATCTGGTGAGGGCTAAGCTTCAACCCAAAGAAAAGAAAGAAGGCTGATCAGCGGGCACAAAGTCAGCCCTTCATCTTGACTGTGACCCACTCCCCCCGCTTGACCCTACGCACGGGATCCGGAGGGGAAACGAGTTTTCCAATCACGTTTACAGGGCTGTACGGCTGCGAGCCCCCAAAGAATATACAAAAAGCCTTCGAAGGGGGCCAGTATGCGAGTGTACCGGGGGTTACAGTAGACTTGGGCTTCTCAGGCCCTACAGAGACAGGAATCTCAAAGTAGACCTCCTCCTTCCAGAGGAAGGTCCTCGAGGTGAAAGGCAACGCGACAACTATTGACTCTACAGTTCTGGGAGAGAGGATCCGGGAGAGTATGCCCTCAACTTGCGTGCTCTCAAATTCAATCAAGACGGGTATTTCAGATTCTATAGATGAGGGCAAAAAATGCACCCTTAAGCCGCTGGGACGTAAATGATTACTCGCCTTGTCTTCTTTAATTCTCTGAGCATCCCTTGGCTGCGCATTTCCTCAAGAAGATCCTTTGCGACACTATACTTTAGGTTATACTTTGAATAAATCTGGTACGGCGTCACACAGACCATCTTCGGTACTTCTTTCTTGATCTGATCCAAAACCTTCGGGTCTACCACCGAGGTGGCTGCCGACTTTTGGATCTCCTTCTTCACAGCATCCTTCTTCTCTGGAGCGGCACCCTTCGCTGGCTTGGCAACAGTCTTTTTAGCCCCACCCATAAGACACACCTGATACCCGAAGAAGGAAGTTAACAATAAAAATGTTTTGGTTATGGCGTTTTGCTGAAGCCCCTCTCAAACCGCTGCCTGTGGATCGAATTCATGGTGCAGAAAGGCACAATTCTGCCGTCGGGAAGCGCATAGTGGATCGTGCACCGCCTCACCCTTTCCAAGTCGAAGTTATACGGATCCATGAAATGCATACAGCTAACTAGCACAACTTTGCGCATGAATTTTCCAAGGGAGTCGTAATCCCCGTGGAGCAGCACTGACGAGAGGATGCTTCCGAGCATGGCCTTGTTGACATACCTTGTCGCTCCTAGCAGGTGCATCCTCGCTCTTAACTTGGATCCTTTGATCGCGTCGTCGTATACATTCTCCATTGATCTCATGAACTTTTCAACGTCAGCATATTTTGTTATTGGGACAAGCTTGTCGCCCTCTGGCAACACCATCGTAGCCATTCCGCAGTGCTGGTGATTTGTGAATGTCTGGTAGCGTTTACCCTTCAGAGCCCCCACAGCATTTGATATCGGGACTACGACAGGAATCGGGTAGAAGTCCGAGGCCTTTATCTCCCCATTGGTCTGGGCCTCGACAAGCTTCAAGAAGTCAGGGATCGTAATACGCATCTCCTTCAACCGGTTCTTGTCGATCCTTCCTGCCATTGAGACCGGCTGGAAGTTCACACCACGGACTACGTCATAGTTCTTGGATGCAAATCGGAGTATCTCCCCTACCTGGTCGTCGTTGACGCCCCTGACGAGCGTCGGAACCAAGACCACGCTTTGCAGACCAACTGATCTGCAGTTCTCGATCACCCTGAGCTTAGTCTGGAAGAGATCGAGACCCCTCGCAGCTATATATGGACCTGGAGTCATGCCGTCGAACTGCAGATAAAGGGTGCTGAGCCCAGCCTCAATCAGGCTCTTCAGGAAAGACGGGTCGTTGGATACGCGTATCCCATTGGTGTTGACCTCAATGTGATCAAAGCCCGCTTCCTTTGCCATCCTTATGATGTCAGGTAGATCATCCCTTAGAGTGGGCTCCCCTCCCGAAAACTGGATTGAGTTCGGCGGGACGGGGCGGTTGCTCCTCAGATTTTTCAGCATCTCTGCGATCTGGTCCCTGGTCGGCTCATAGGTGTAACCAGCCGTCGCAGCATTAGCGAAGCAGATCGGGCACCTCAGATTGCACCTGTTGGTTACATCGATTATTGCTAGAACCGTGTGCGACCCGTGGGACGGGCATATCCCACAATCATACGGGCACCCGGCTTCTGATTTTGTTCGAGGGTTTTCTAGACCGTCGCCTAGGCGTTCGTACTCTTCGGCCCTCTTGTAGAGGTCGTAGTCGCTCCAGTAAATGTCCTCAAAGTGCCCGTGTTCTGTGCAGGTCTTGCCGATGTACACCACACCGCCATCCTCGTAAATCTCTGCCTCCAAAACCTTCATGCATTCAGGGCAGAGGCTCTTTGTCTTCTTCAGTACCTGCATAGGCGCTCATCCACGATAACAACATCCGCTTTATATTTGAAATTTTTTATACTATTTATACGGTGAATCGTATGAGCGATGGTTGGGGCATCATGAGCAAGCTGGCTCAGATAGGGCTAACCGAGGGGGAAGGCAGGGTTTACTTGGCACTCCTAAAGAGCAAGGTTGAGATGGATGCCAAGGATGTCAGTAAGGCATCAGGGATACCATACTCGAAGGTCTACACGATCCTTGAAAAGCTAGCTTCAAAGTCGTTGATAACAGTGAGGGCAGGCAGACCCGCAGTATACAGCGCAAAGGAACTGTCTGATGGTTTGTCGGAATATAAGAGGCTCGTGGCAAGGGAGCTCGATGGCAAGTTTAGCGAAGTGGAGCTTACATTACAGGACCTGCAGACCACTACAGATGCCGAAAAGCCAGACATCTGGATCATCAAAAACACAGGAGATATAATCAAAAAAGCTTACGCGACAGTGCTTAACGCAACGAAAGAAGTTGACGTGGCACTGCCATTCATGCCAGAATGGGCATCTGAAGAGCTCTATAATGCATTTCTACGGTTGAGGGGCAACGAGATCAGGTTAAGATTGCTGCTCTCATCGCAGGTTACAATTGATAAGATCGAGGGAGTCTCGAAGACGGTCAGCGTCAGGACAAGAGACAAGATGTTTGGAGGCGGCATAATAGTTGACGGTAACGAGGCTATACTCTTCATAGCAAGCGACGGGTCTAATCCGATTGTGGCTATATGGTCGAACCACGTGGGCTTAGTCCAAATTGCGAAGGCTTATTTCGACAACCTGTGGACGTCGTCGACTCCGATAAATTTTGATGGCAAATTACCGGCTCACAGAAAGACGTAAATGAATATGTTGCTAGCTATCTGGGC
It encodes the following:
- a CDS encoding cyclophilin-like fold protein; protein product: MPSSIESEIPVLIEFESTQVEGILSRILSPRTVESIVVALPFTSRTFLWKEEVYFEIPVSVGPEKPKSTVTPGTLAYWPPSKAFCIFFGGSQPYSPVNVIGKLVSPPDPVRRVKRGEWVTVKMKG
- a CDS encoding helix-turn-helix domain-containing protein; protein product: MSDGWGIMSKLAQIGLTEGEGRVYLALLKSKVEMDAKDVSKASGIPYSKVYTILEKLASKSLITVRAGRPAVYSAKELSDGLSEYKRLVARELDGKFSEVELTLQDLQTTTDAEKPDIWIIKNTGDIIKKAYATVLNATKEVDVALPFMPEWASEELYNAFLRLRGNEIRLRLLLSSQVTIDKIEGVSKTVSVRTRDKMFGGGIIVDGNEAILFIASDGSNPIVAIWSNHVGLVQIAKAYFDNLWTSSTPINFDGKLPAHRKT
- the larC gene encoding nickel pincer cofactor biosynthesis protein LarC, which produces MLIDASLAGVSGDKLVSALASASGRSKDLEAAINGALGATGRNDTEVFFEEVESHGIKGLQLKFRGLEDEGKVNAQPANEVLKTVNAAVEAIGLSQNGKKQARSTMELLIRTERMNHGTAVLHELGSIDTVIDIIGTFKAIELLGVETSVFFTTPVAVGCGAVPSSHGLLPIPAPATLSIISHAGLPITKTEVQQELTTPTGAALLAVLTAGRIDLPPFRMYPGAVGVGIGRRELGFPNITRVIRGESLAGLTEEEIFIVETNVDDVDGELLGWLFEKLNGTAEDICMIPMLTKKNRPGYLIRAVSTLDSVGKVIDTILDETGTLGVKVSPWRRVKVDRKESVVDLDINGRQYHIRVKTNLRTGSCKPAFDDCRKAALEGGIPLKSVVDLVRAKLQPKEKKEG
- the tes gene encoding tetraether lipid synthase Tes, which produces MQVLKKTKSLCPECMKVLEAEIYEDGGVVYIGKTCTEHGHFEDIYWSDYDLYKRAEEYERLGDGLENPRTKSEAGCPYDCGICPSHGSHTVLAIIDVTNRCNLRCPICFANAATAGYTYEPTRDQIAEMLKNLRSNRPVPPNSIQFSGGEPTLRDDLPDIIRMAKEAGFDHIEVNTNGIRVSNDPSFLKSLIEAGLSTLYLQFDGMTPGPYIAARGLDLFQTKLRVIENCRSVGLQSVVLVPTLVRGVNDDQVGEILRFASKNYDVVRGVNFQPVSMAGRIDKNRLKEMRITIPDFLKLVEAQTNGEIKASDFYPIPVVVPISNAVGALKGKRYQTFTNHQHCGMATMVLPEGDKLVPITKYADVEKFMRSMENVYDDAIKGSKLRARMHLLGATRYVNKAMLGSILSSVLLHGDYDSLGKFMRKVVLVSCMHFMDPYNFDLERVRRCTIHYALPDGRIVPFCTMNSIHRQRFERGFSKTP